A single region of the Helicobacter sp. 11S03491-1 genome encodes:
- a CDS encoding replicative DNA helicase → MPEIPNSHSINIERVVISSIIFDPSKFDEIADLLEPKDFSHIPHRSIFEVCLELFRQDLPLDEEFIRSKIPENRKISDEEFLFIISTNPIANIEAYIRELKNISIKRELHTLANVLREKSLDTGENSEEILDDIERLIYNISIKSIQSDFKASKEVVYSTVEFIKEMKARGNSVLTGLNTGFKELNKITTGFNKGELIIIGARPSMGKTTLFLNMAQAILNQNKGVAVFSLEMPAEHLMLRMLSSMSSIPLQELKVGNLDDMQWQELSRCSEVMSSKNLFIDDGSILSINQLRSKLRKLKSKNPDIEVAIVDYLQLMGNGSSRRGDMARQEEISEISRGLKTLARELAIPIVALSQLNRSLESREDKRPILSDLRESGAIEQDADIILFLYRDEVYKKRSEKEKLAKLKKEGNDKALKAYEDELKKARDEYRGGGIEPAEIIVAKNRNGETNTIKIQFNKAFTRFEDIAHESEIAYTPTKIDNDSSVYAVNI, encoded by the coding sequence ATGCCTGAAATTCCAAATAGCCATTCTATTAATATTGAACGTGTCGTTATTTCTTCAATTATTTTTGATCCAAGTAAGTTTGATGAAATTGCAGATTTATTAGAGCCCAAAGATTTTTCTCATATTCCCCATAGAAGTATTTTTGAAGTTTGCTTGGAACTTTTTAGACAAGATTTGCCCCTGGATGAAGAATTTATACGTTCCAAAATTCCCGAAAATAGAAAAATTAGCGATGAAGAGTTCTTGTTTATTATCTCTACTAATCCAATTGCCAATATTGAGGCTTATATTAGAGAGCTTAAAAATATCTCTATTAAAAGAGAGCTTCATACTTTAGCCAATGTCCTTCGGGAAAAATCTCTTGATACAGGGGAAAATAGCGAGGAAATACTAGATGATATTGAGAGGTTGATTTATAATATTTCTATCAAGAGTATTCAGAGCGATTTTAAAGCAAGCAAGGAGGTTGTTTATAGCACGGTTGAGTTTATAAAAGAGATGAAAGCAAGAGGCAATAGTGTCCTTACAGGCTTAAATACCGGATTTAAAGAACTCAATAAGATTACAACAGGATTCAATAAGGGAGAGTTGATTATCATTGGCGCAAGACCCTCAATGGGAAAGACGACCTTATTTTTGAATATGGCTCAAGCGATTCTTAATCAAAATAAGGGAGTAGCTGTTTTTAGTCTGGAAATGCCTGCAGAACACTTGATGCTTAGAATGCTTTCGTCTATGAGTTCTATTCCTTTGCAAGAATTAAAAGTTGGTAATCTTGATGATATGCAATGGCAGGAACTTTCCAGGTGTTCAGAAGTGATGAGTTCAAAAAATTTATTTATTGATGATGGGAGTATTTTGAGTATTAATCAACTGCGATCCAAACTCCGCAAGCTTAAAAGTAAAAATCCGGATATTGAAGTTGCTATTGTTGATTATTTGCAATTAATGGGTAATGGAAGTAGCAGAAGAGGGGACATGGCAAGACAAGAGGAAATTAGTGAAATCAGTCGAGGGCTTAAAACCTTAGCAAGAGAGTTAGCAATCCCTATTGTTGCTCTCTCCCAACTGAATCGATCTTTAGAAAGTAGAGAGGATAAACGTCCTATTTTGTCAGATCTGAGGGAGTCTGGAGCGATTGAGCAAGATGCCGATATTATTTTATTTTTGTATCGCGATGAAGTCTATAAAAAACGAAGCGAAAAAGAAAAACTGGCCAAACTGAAAAAAGAAGGCAATGATAAGGCACTCAAAGCTTATGAGGATGAACTTAAAAAAGCTAGAGATGAATATAGGGGTGGGGGAATTGAGCCTGCTGAAATTATTGTGGCAAAGAACAGGAATGGAGAAACAAACACAATTAAAATTCAATTTAATAAAGCCTTTACTCGTTTTGAAGATATTGCGCATGAGAGTGAAATTGCTTATACTCCTACCAAAATAGACAATGATTCTTCTGTTTATGCTGTTAATATTTAA
- a CDS encoding NAD(P)H-hydrate dehydratase — translation MQNIYRSLEVLDKRAVDKYLLNEDILMENAANSIHQLISKLTHQGSVVNIVCGGGNNGGDGYGLARRLMGDYCVRVFVAKEPKTKMCQLQYDRAMEAGVEKIKKILFCDVVVDCLFGSGLAGELLPDMCKLISDMNKVGRIKIACDVPSGIDLDGNISNVAFRADWTVSMGALKSSLFSDAAKDYVGNVVVGDLGVSKKLYEISSNTQMLEKTDMKLPDRKVLNVHKGNFGHLCVYVGQKSGAGLLSAMAGLYFGAGLVSVMGKDFIAPLELMHTQILPENTSACVIGMGMGEVGEILYQMLETSPCVLDADVFYLQDMAKILDHYERLILTPHPKEFVSLLKICKFGEMSVEELLKNKIEILREFSAKYPHIVCLLKGANTLIAQNNKIYINTFGTPNLSKGGSGDVLAGMIGALVAQGYDLPEAAISASLAHSFAARLEKSTYGLTPLKLIENIKNII, via the coding sequence ATGCAAAATATTTATAGAAGCTTAGAGGTTTTGGACAAACGTGCGGTAGATAAATATCTTTTAAATGAAGATATTTTGATGGAAAATGCAGCAAATTCCATCCATCAATTAATCTCAAAACTTACTCATCAAGGGAGTGTAGTGAATATTGTTTGTGGAGGGGGGAACAATGGAGGAGATGGCTATGGGCTTGCAAGACGTTTGATGGGAGATTATTGTGTGAGAGTTTTTGTAGCCAAAGAACCCAAGACAAAAATGTGCCAACTTCAATATGATCGTGCTATGGAGGCAGGTGTTGAGAAGATAAAAAAAATATTATTTTGTGATGTGGTTGTAGATTGTTTGTTTGGAAGTGGTTTGGCCGGAGAACTTTTACCCGATATGTGCAAGCTCATTTCGGATATGAATAAGGTGGGAAGGATAAAAATTGCTTGTGATGTCCCTAGTGGGATTGATTTAGATGGCAATATAAGCAATGTCGCTTTTAGGGCTGATTGGACTGTGAGTATGGGAGCCTTGAAAAGTTCTCTTTTTAGTGATGCGGCTAAAGATTATGTTGGAAATGTGGTAGTTGGGGATTTGGGAGTGAGCAAAAAGTTATATGAAATTAGCTCTAATACTCAAATGCTTGAAAAAACAGACATGAAATTGCCGGATCGTAAAGTATTGAATGTGCATAAAGGAAATTTTGGACATCTTTGTGTTTATGTCGGTCAAAAAAGTGGGGCAGGTCTTTTAAGTGCAATGGCGGGATTGTATTTTGGAGCGGGGCTTGTGAGTGTCATGGGTAAAGATTTTATCGCCCCCCTTGAGTTGATGCATACTCAAATACTTCCCGAAAATACGAGTGCATGTGTGATTGGGATGGGTATGGGGGAGGTGGGGGAAATTTTGTATCAAATGTTAGAAACATCTCCTTGCGTTTTAGATGCTGATGTGTTTTATCTCCAAGATATGGCTAAGATTTTAGATCATTATGAGCGTTTGATACTTACCCCACACCCTAAAGAATTTGTTTCACTTTTGAAAATATGTAAATTTGGAGAAATGAGTGTGGAAGAACTTCTTAAAAACAAAATAGAAATTCTTAGAGAATTTAGTGCAAAATATCCCCATATTGTTTGTTTGCTAAAAGGTGCAAATACTTTGATTGCACAAAATAATAAAATTTATATCAATACTTTTGGAACTCCTAATTTATCTAAGGGTGGGAGTGGAGATGTGCTTGCAGGAATGATTGGGGCTTTGGTAGCTCAAGGTTATGATTTGCCGGAGGCAGCTATCAGCGCTTCTTTAGCACATTCATTTGCTGCGAGATTAGAAAAATCAACTTATGGGCTTACTCCATTAAAATTAATAGAAAATATTAAAAATATAATTTAA
- a CDS encoding MFS transporter, protein MQSGIKDQGDWTKIPTKFENKLKMIVQKPFFKIALFSTTSMTVLGSVVIAPSLPALEDHFKMISGIDFLSKLILTLPALFVMFFSPLSGALLDRFGRLKFLFPAMILWSVAGGSGFFLDNIYLILVSRAIFGIATAFVMTSASALVGDYYSGIDRQKALGLQGFATSVGSAIFISLGGYLSSIDWRYPFLVYLLGIVIVIFASMKLFEPRKLKFHIENIVIEETQKFNFFRFLPVYLLAFFCLVVYYISPTQIPFFIVHYLHKSSDIVGISMSASAIAYGVFSLFYNRLRNILSINKVYALCLFLMGSCFLLLFIFHNYIIVIISLMFLGAGGGMIIVNNSSYLMSIAPESQRARALGFLASAIFFGQFASPFITQPIVNEVGLLNLFLIFALVIYACALGFFIKRKSKN, encoded by the coding sequence ATGCAAAGTGGCATAAAAGATCAAGGTGATTGGACAAAAATACCTACTAAATTTGAAAATAAACTTAAAATGATTGTCCAAAAACCATTTTTTAAAATAGCCCTTTTTTCGACTACCTCAATGACGGTATTAGGTAGTGTGGTAATTGCACCTTCTTTGCCTGCTCTTGAAGATCATTTTAAAATGATTTCCGGTATTGATTTTTTGTCCAAACTTATTTTGACCCTGCCGGCCCTTTTTGTTATGTTTTTTTCTCCATTAAGTGGGGCATTGTTGGATAGATTTGGGAGATTGAAATTTTTATTTCCTGCGATGATACTTTGGAGTGTTGCAGGTGGGAGTGGATTTTTTCTGGATAATATTTATTTGATTTTAGTATCCAGGGCAATTTTTGGCATCGCCACAGCTTTTGTAATGACAAGCGCTAGCGCTTTGGTGGGGGATTATTATAGTGGGATTGATAGACAAAAGGCACTTGGCTTGCAAGGTTTTGCAACTTCGGTAGGGAGTGCTATTTTTATTAGTCTTGGAGGTTATCTTTCCAGTATTGATTGGCGGTATCCATTTTTGGTATATCTTTTGGGTATTGTGATTGTTATTTTTGCTTCTATGAAGCTTTTTGAACCTAGGAAATTAAAATTTCATATAGAAAACATTGTCATTGAAGAGACGCAAAAATTCAATTTTTTCAGATTTCTTCCTGTGTATTTATTGGCTTTTTTTTGTCTTGTAGTTTATTATATTTCTCCTACTCAAATTCCTTTTTTTATTGTGCATTATCTCCATAAAAGCAGCGATATTGTCGGGATTTCTATGTCAGCATCAGCTATTGCCTATGGAGTATTTTCTTTATTTTATAATCGTTTGAGAAATATTTTGAGTATTAACAAAGTTTATGCTTTGTGTTTATTCTTAATGGGGAGTTGTTTTTTACTTTTGTTTATTTTTCATAATTATATTATTGTCATTATCTCTTTGATGTTTTTAGGAGCCGGAGGGGGGATGATTATTGTCAATAACAGTTCTTATTTGATGTCTATAGCTCCTGAATCTCAACGTGCAAGGGCATTGGGATTTTTGGCAAGCGCTATCTTTTTTGGACAATTTGCCTCTCCTTTTATTACCCAGCCCATTGTTAATGAAGTAGGGCTTTTAAATTTATTTTTAATTTTTGCTCTTGTGATTTATGCTTGTGCGCTAGGATTTTTTATTAAAAGAAAGTCCAAAAATTAA
- a CDS encoding DNA-directed RNA polymerase subunit alpha, with protein sequence MKTIKTAPYIPTDINIEEINTNRIKISVYPFESGYAITLAHPIRRLLLSSSVGYAPIGLKIEGVAHEFDSVRGITEDVSPFIVNLKNIRFVHKTQEDNGPITVNYSFKGPMSLSGADLINDVLDVVNKNTYLATINEDAVLNFSIIVQKGIGYVPSENIRGIIPEDYIPLDAYFTPVKKAVYEIENVLVEDNPTYEKIVFDIETDGQINPHDAFKEAIAIMHSQMSIFDADMSAAPLMAKNSSEDVAELKDLMVKIDTLNLSARCFNCLDRTGIRYIGELVLMSENDLKNIKNMGKKSYDEIAEKLQELGYPVGYELSDELVLSLNKKIVKMKS encoded by the coding sequence ATGAAAACTATTAAAACAGCTCCCTATATTCCTACAGATATCAATATAGAAGAGATAAATACGAATAGAATTAAAATATCTGTATATCCTTTTGAGTCCGGCTATGCTATTACTTTGGCTCATCCTATCAGAAGATTATTGCTTTCAAGCTCTGTAGGTTATGCGCCTATAGGATTGAAAATTGAAGGGGTTGCTCACGAATTTGATTCTGTTCGTGGTATTACTGAAGATGTTTCACCTTTTATCGTAAATTTGAAAAATATCCGATTTGTTCATAAAACTCAAGAGGATAATGGTCCTATAACAGTGAATTATTCTTTTAAAGGACCTATGAGTTTATCCGGTGCGGATTTGATTAATGATGTTTTGGACGTTGTGAATAAAAATACTTATTTAGCTACTATTAATGAAGATGCAGTTCTTAATTTTTCTATCATTGTTCAAAAAGGCATTGGTTATGTTCCAAGCGAAAATATAAGAGGTATCATTCCTGAGGATTATATCCCTCTTGATGCTTATTTTACCCCTGTAAAAAAAGCAGTTTATGAAATAGAAAATGTATTGGTAGAAGATAATCCAACTTATGAAAAGATTGTTTTTGATATTGAAACAGATGGACAAATCAACCCTCATGATGCTTTTAAAGAAGCCATTGCAATTATGCATTCACAAATGAGTATTTTTGATGCTGATATGAGTGCAGCTCCTTTGATGGCAAAAAATTCCTCAGAAGACGTAGCTGAATTGAAAGATTTGATGGTAAAAATTGATACATTAAATCTCAGCGCCAGATGTTTTAATTGTTTGGATAGGACAGGCATTCGATATATTGGAGAATTAGTTTTAATGAGTGAAAATGATTTGAAAAACATCAAAAATATGGGTAAAAAATCTTATGATGAAATTGCTGAGAAGCTTCAAGAATTGGGCTATCCTGTAGGTTATGAATTGTCTGATGAGTTGGTGTTGTCTTTGAATAAGAAAATTGTTAAAATGAAAAGCTAA
- the rpsM gene encoding 30S ribosomal protein S13 has product MARIAGVDLPKKKRVEYALTYIYGIGLKSSRDILNAINISFDKRVHDLSEDEVSAIAKKIQEGYMVEGDLRKKTQMDIKSLMDLGNYRGLRHRKGLPVRGQTTKNNARTRKGKKKTVGSK; this is encoded by the coding sequence ATGGCTAGAATAGCTGGTGTAGATTTGCCAAAAAAGAAAAGAGTCGAGTATGCTCTTACTTATATTTATGGTATTGGGCTTAAAAGCTCAAGAGATATTTTGAATGCTATAAATATATCTTTTGATAAGCGAGTTCATGATCTCAGCGAAGATGAAGTCTCTGCAATTGCTAAAAAAATTCAAGAAGGCTACATGGTCGAGGGTGATTTGAGAAAAAAGACACAAATGGATATTAAATCATTGATGGATTTAGGAAATTATCGTGGTCTTCGGCATAGAAAAGGCTTGCCTGTGCGAGGTCAAACAACCAAAAATAATGCACGCACAAGAAAAGGCAAGAAAAAAACAGTAGGTAGCAAATAA
- the rplQ gene encoding 50S ribosomal protein L17, whose product MRHNHGYRKLGRTSSHRKALLKNLAIALIEHKKIETGVFKAKELQSYIEKLVTIARVGDFNSHRFIFSYLQDKSATKKLIAEIAPGYADRKGGYTRIQRTRLRRGDASLMATIEFV is encoded by the coding sequence ATGAGGCATAATCACGGATATAGAAAACTTGGCAGAACTTCTTCCCATAGAAAAGCTTTGTTGAAGAATTTGGCTATTGCTCTGATTGAACATAAAAAAATTGAAACAGGGGTTTTTAAAGCAAAAGAACTTCAGTCTTATATTGAAAAATTAGTAACCATAGCAAGAGTGGGCGATTTTAATTCCCATCGATTTATTTTTAGCTATTTGCAGGATAAATCAGCTACGAAGAAGTTGATTGCAGAAATTGCTCCCGGCTATGCTGATAGAAAAGGTGGCTATACAAGGATTCAAAGAACACGTCTAAGAAGAGGCGATGCTTCTTTGATGGCTACTATAGAATTTGTTTGA
- a CDS encoding methionine-R-sulfoxide reductase: MNPLNPQEYAIIIQKATEPPFSGKYNDFFQEGIYACKQCGLKLYTSETKFKSNCGWASFDDEIAGAIKYQIDEDGRRVEIICARCEGHLGHVFVGEGYTDKNIRHCVNSLSLEFIPQISKKD; this comes from the coding sequence ATGAATCCATTAAATCCCCAAGAATATGCAATTATAATTCAAAAAGCAACAGAACCCCCTTTTAGCGGTAAATATAATGACTTTTTTCAAGAGGGTATTTATGCGTGCAAACAATGTGGCTTAAAGCTTTATACCTCAGAGACTAAATTCAAGTCAAATTGTGGGTGGGCTAGTTTTGATGATGAGATAGCAGGGGCGATCAAATACCAAATTGATGAGGATGGCAGGAGAGTGGAAATTATTTGCGCTCGATGTGAGGGGCATTTAGGGCATGTATTCGTGGGTGAGGGTTATACAGATAAAAATATAAGGCATTGTGTGAATTCATTGTCTCTTGAATTTATTCCCCAAATTTCTAAAAAAGATTAA
- the rpsK gene encoding 30S ribosomal protein S11 gives MAKRNTATKKRVIKKNIAKGIVCISASFNNTNVTITDEMGNVICWATAGGLGFKGSKKSTPYAAQQAVESAMTKAKEHGIKEVGIKVQGPGSGRETAVKSVGTIEGIKVLWIKDVTPLPHNGCRPPKRRRV, from the coding sequence ATGGCTAAAAGAAATACGGCAACTAAAAAAAGAGTTATTAAGAAAAATATTGCCAAAGGAATTGTTTGTATATCTGCTTCATTTAACAATACAAATGTAACCATTACTGATGAAATGGGTAATGTTATTTGTTGGGCTACAGCCGGTGGGCTTGGCTTTAAGGGATCAAAAAAATCAACTCCTTATGCAGCCCAACAAGCAGTAGAGAGTGCGATGACAAAAGCAAAAGAACATGGTATCAAAGAAGTAGGTATCAAAGTTCAAGGACCGGGTAGCGGCAGAGAGACTGCAGTAAAAAGTGTCGGCACAATAGAGGGAATTAAAGTTCTTTGGATAAAAGATGTAACCCCATTGCCCCATAATGGTTGCAGACCACCTAAAAGAAGAAGAGTATAA
- the rpmJ gene encoding 50S ribosomal protein L36, which translates to MKVRPSVKKMCDKCKVIKRKGVVRVICSTPKHKQRQG; encoded by the coding sequence ATGAAAGTTCGACCTTCGGTTAAAAAGATGTGTGATAAATGTAAAGTTATCAAGAGAAAAGGTGTAGTTCGAGTGATTTGCTCAACTCCAAAACATAAACAAAGACAAGGATAA
- the infA gene encoding translation initiation factor IF-1: MAKDDVIEIDGKVIEALPNATFKVELENKHVVLCHIAGKMRMHYIKILPGDKVKLELTPYSLDKGRITFRYK; the protein is encoded by the coding sequence ATGGCAAAAGATGATGTGATAGAAATTGATGGTAAAGTGATTGAGGCATTGCCTAATGCCACGTTTAAGGTGGAATTAGAAAACAAGCATGTTGTATTGTGTCATATTGCAGGAAAAATGAGAATGCATTATATTAAGATACTTCCCGGAGACAAAGTAAAGCTTGAACTTACGCCTTATAGCTTAGATAAGGGACGCATTACATTTAGATATAAATAG
- the rpsD gene encoding 30S ribosomal protein S4, with translation MARYRGPVEKLERRFGVSLALKGERRLAGKSALDKRPYGPGQHGQRRGKISEYGLQLREKQKAKAMYGISEKQFRSIFVEANRLDGNTGENLIGLIERRLDNVVYRMGFATTRRFARQLVTHGHILVDGKKIDIPSYFVYPGQKIELTEKTKNNPQVTRAIELTSQTGISPWVDVDKDKKFGIFTRYPQREEVVIPVEERLIVELYSK, from the coding sequence ATGGCAAGATATAGAGGACCGGTTGAAAAATTAGAGAGACGATTTGGAGTGTCTTTGGCTTTAAAGGGCGAGAGAAGATTGGCAGGTAAAAGTGCTTTGGATAAAAGACCTTATGGACCGGGGCAACATGGACAAAGAAGAGGTAAGATTTCTGAATATGGCTTGCAATTGCGTGAAAAACAAAAAGCCAAAGCCATGTATGGAATTTCGGAAAAACAATTTAGATCGATTTTCGTAGAAGCAAACCGACTGGATGGAAATACAGGTGAAAATCTTATTGGCTTGATTGAAAGAAGACTTGATAATGTCGTTTATAGAATGGGGTTTGCTACTACAAGAAGATTTGCTCGTCAATTAGTAACTCATGGGCATATTTTGGTAGATGGCAAAAAGATTGATATTCCTTCTTATTTTGTTTATCCCGGACAAAAAATTGAACTTACAGAGAAAACAAAAAATAATCCTCAAGTAACTAGAGCTATTGAATTAACTTCTCAAACCGGCATATCTCCTTGGGTAGATGTTGATAAAGATAAAAAGTTTGGTATTTTTACAAGATATCCTCAGAGAGAAGAAGTCGTAATCCCGGTAGAGGAAAGGCTCATTGTCGAGTTGTATTCCAAATAA